Proteins encoded in a region of the Malaciobacter mytili LMG 24559 genome:
- a CDS encoding response regulator transcription factor — MYKILILEDDELFAQTLEDFLEEENFEVDIANDGEEALELNYNNNYDLYLLDINVPKLNGLELLKELRGSGDETATIFLTSYKDKDTLEQGFLSGCDDYIKKPVDLDELLLRIKSILKRCGKVIESIKLKEDLIFNPITKRVYQDGKDLNIPIKIVSLLELFLENKESIITKEMIISKLWSVSEEYSEGSIRVYINNLKKILGKDSITNIKGIGYKIEF, encoded by the coding sequence ATGTATAAAATATTGATTTTAGAAGATGATGAACTTTTTGCCCAAACTTTAGAAGACTTCTTAGAAGAGGAAAACTTTGAGGTTGATATTGCAAATGATGGAGAAGAGGCTTTAGAGTTAAACTATAATAATAATTATGACTTATATTTGTTGGATATAAATGTTCCAAAATTAAATGGTTTAGAATTATTAAAAGAGTTAAGAGGAAGTGGAGATGAAACAGCTACTATTTTTCTAACTTCTTATAAAGATAAAGATACTTTAGAGCAGGGCTTTTTAAGTGGCTGTGATGACTATATAAAAAAGCCTGTGGATTTAGATGAACTTCTTTTAAGAATAAAATCTATTTTAAAAAGATGTGGTAAAGTTATAGAGAGCATAAAGTTAAAAGAAGACTTGATTTTTAATCCTATTACTAAAAGAGTATATCAAGATGGAAAAGATTTAAATATTCCCATAAAAATTGTGTCTTTATTAGAGTTGTTTTTAGAAAATAAAGAGTCTATTATTACAAAAGAGATGATTATTTCAAAACTTTGGAGTGTAAGCGAAGAGTATAGTGAAGGCTCTATTAGGGTTTATATAAATAATCTTAAAAAAATTCTTGGAAAAGATAGTATTACAAATATAAAAGGGATTGGATATAAAATTGAATTCTAA
- a CDS encoding Na/Pi cotransporter family protein: MAKNLLITLSFILVAYFVISHENVKIILSGIAIFLLGMYFMEDGFKLFSGGVLEKILQRFTSNLLKSITTGFIATSIVQSSSLISIVVISFLSVELLTLVQGIGIIFGSNLGSTTTAWIISSLGLKIKISLYAMPMIIFGVMLRFFKNNTYKGLGNVLLGLGFIFLGISYMKDGFDTLKDSIDLASFAMEGISGLIVYILIGAIATVIIQSSAATMAIVITALSAGNIIYINALALAIGANVGTTVTAIVGSLASNENGKRLAFAHLVFNLVTAFIAVIFIYSISDLVNYLAPFFGIEPDNFSMKLALFHTIFNLLGIIIVAPFTYYLVDICNKVIKKKVSKQSKPKYLLDSNIKIPDTAIISIKKEVINLYENCQKAMLHALNLHTTNLKTKEDLKVQIAKEVTKIDTNIDEIYQSNLKELYSEIIKYASFSQEHMSSFQHKQVGDLKRSATLIIEVLKDTRDIQKNLNFYLKSKNEYIKEEYNILREELATILIDINALDNDNLDDLEKLTQLEVIKSTLMANDLSNTEKTDNLIREGKIKATMATSLINDSATVYSTQKKLVEMASILFLNNSLLKEIGEEQNAPK; encoded by the coding sequence ATGGCGAAAAATTTACTCATAACTTTGAGTTTTATTCTTGTTGCATACTTTGTAATTTCCCATGAAAATGTAAAAATAATTTTAAGTGGGATAGCAATTTTTTTACTTGGTATGTATTTTATGGAAGATGGGTTTAAACTTTTTTCTGGAGGTGTTCTAGAAAAAATACTTCAAAGATTTACAAGTAATCTGCTAAAATCAATAACAACTGGATTTATAGCTACTTCAATTGTGCAAAGTTCATCTTTAATCTCAATTGTAGTAATCTCATTTTTATCAGTTGAATTATTAACTTTAGTTCAAGGTATAGGAATTATTTTTGGTTCAAACTTAGGAAGTACAACAACTGCTTGGATAATCTCAAGTTTAGGACTTAAAATAAAAATCTCTTTATATGCAATGCCTATGATTATCTTTGGGGTAATGCTTAGGTTTTTTAAAAACAATACTTATAAGGGATTAGGGAATGTACTTTTAGGTCTTGGTTTTATCTTTTTGGGTATTTCATATATGAAAGATGGATTTGATACTTTAAAAGACTCTATTGACTTAGCTTCATTTGCTATGGAGGGTATTTCTGGTCTTATTGTATATATCTTAATAGGTGCAATTGCAACAGTAATTATCCAATCTAGTGCTGCAACTATGGCTATTGTTATTACTGCTTTAAGTGCAGGAAATATTATCTATATCAATGCTTTAGCTTTAGCAATTGGTGCAAATGTTGGTACAACAGTAACAGCAATTGTAGGCTCACTTGCTTCAAATGAAAATGGTAAAAGATTGGCTTTTGCACATTTGGTTTTTAACTTAGTTACAGCTTTTATAGCAGTTATTTTTATCTACTCAATAAGTGATTTAGTAAATTATTTAGCTCCATTTTTTGGTATAGAGCCAGATAATTTTAGTATGAAACTTGCACTTTTTCACACAATTTTTAACCTTTTAGGGATTATTATTGTAGCACCATTTACATACTATCTTGTGGATATTTGTAATAAAGTAATTAAGAAAAAAGTATCAAAGCAATCTAAACCTAAATATCTTTTAGATTCAAATATCAAAATCCCAGATACTGCAATAATTTCAATAAAAAAAGAAGTAATTAATCTATATGAAAACTGCCAAAAAGCTATGCTTCATGCTTTAAATCTTCATACAACAAATCTTAAAACAAAAGAGGATTTAAAAGTACAAATAGCAAAAGAAGTTACAAAAATAGATACAAATATTGATGAAATATATCAATCTAACTTAAAAGAGTTATATAGTGAGATTATTAAGTATGCTTCATTTTCTCAAGAGCATATGTCTAGCTTTCAACATAAGCAAGTGGGAGATTTAAAAAGAAGTGCAACTTTAATTATTGAAGTTTTAAAAGATACAAGAGATATTCAAAAAAATCTAAATTTTTATTTAAAAAGTAAAAACGAATATATAAAAGAAGAGTATAATATATTAAGAGAAGAGTTAGCAACTATATTAATAGATATAAATGCTTTAGATAATGATAATCTTGATGATTTAGAGAAATTAACACAATTGGAAGTTATTAAATCAACTTTAATGGCAAATGATTTATCAAATACAGAAAAAACAGATAATCTAATTAGAGAAGGCAAAATAAAAGCAACTATGGCAACTTCACTTATAAATGATAGTGCCACAGTATATTCAACACAGAAAAAACTTGTGGAAATGGCTTCTATTTTATTTTTAAATAATTCATTACTAAAAGAGATTGGAGAAGAACAAAATGCCCCTAAATAA
- a CDS encoding tRNA (cytidine(34)-2'-O)-methyltransferase codes for MFNIVLHEPRIPGNVGTIGRLAFALNCKLHLIKPYGFGEINEKQVRRAGLDYWFDLEVYEYENIEEFWQKHPLTNRHFFATTKTKQVYFEANFKKDDFFYFGREDAGLPESLLALNEKGCITIPMTNNARSLNIANSVSIVAYEALRQNFAEFK; via the coding sequence ATGTTTAATATAGTATTACATGAGCCAAGAATCCCTGGCAATGTGGGGACAATTGGAAGACTAGCTTTTGCTTTAAATTGTAAGTTACATCTTATAAAACCTTATGGTTTTGGTGAAATTAATGAAAAGCAAGTAAGACGAGCAGGGCTTGATTATTGGTTTGATTTAGAAGTTTATGAATATGAAAATATAGAAGAGTTTTGGCAAAAACATCCTTTAACAAATAGGCATTTTTTTGCTACAACAAAAACAAAACAAGTATATTTTGAGGCAAACTTTAAAAAAGATGATTTTTTCTATTTTGGTAGGGAAGATGCAGGGCTTCCTGAAAGTTTACTAGCATTAAATGAAAAAGGGTGTATTACTATTCCTATGACAAATAATGCTAGAAGTTTAAATATTGCAAATTCTGTTTCAATAGTAGCTTACGAAGCTTTAAGACAAAATTTTGCAGAGTTTAAATAA
- the purU gene encoding formyltetrahydrofolate deformylase: MKEYILLIDTIDEKGLVYNISKVLYANNLNIEQNSEYVDQDTQKFFMRTVISGDVKKNILLKELKEVLPSNSTIKLNEKENKDVVILATKESHVLGDLLIRYYDGELNANIKAVIANHEHLRPLVEKFGIPFHCISAEGLSREEHEDLMIEKINEFEPELIVLAKYMRILTSKFVKTYPKKVLNIHHSFLPAFIGANPYKQAHDRGVKIIGATAHYVTDDLDEGPIIFQDVVRVDHTYSWQEMRNAGRNVEKVVLYNAFQLLLDDKVFVYENKTVIL; this comes from the coding sequence ATGAAAGAGTACATACTTTTAATTGATACTATTGATGAAAAAGGACTTGTTTACAATATCTCAAAAGTTCTTTATGCAAACAATCTAAACATAGAACAAAACTCAGAATACGTTGATCAAGATACACAAAAATTTTTTATGAGAACTGTTATTTCGGGTGATGTGAAGAAAAACATACTTTTAAAAGAACTAAAAGAAGTTCTACCTTCTAATTCGACAATCAAACTAAATGAAAAAGAGAATAAAGACGTTGTTATTTTAGCAACAAAAGAATCTCATGTTTTAGGTGATTTACTTATTAGATATTATGATGGTGAGTTAAATGCAAATATAAAAGCAGTTATTGCCAACCACGAACACCTAAGACCATTAGTTGAAAAATTTGGGATTCCTTTTCACTGTATTAGTGCAGAAGGTTTAAGTAGAGAAGAACATGAAGATTTAATGATTGAAAAAATCAATGAATTTGAACCTGAACTTATTGTTTTAGCAAAATATATGAGAATTTTAACTTCAAAATTTGTAAAAACATATCCTAAAAAGGTTTTAAATATCCACCATTCATTCTTACCTGCTTTTATTGGAGCAAATCCTTATAAACAAGCACATGATAGAGGTGTGAAGATTATTGGGGCAACAGCACATTATGTAACTGATGATTTAGATGAAGGGCCAATTATATTTCAAGATGTGGTAAGAGTTGATCATACTTACTCTTGGCAAGAGATGAGAAATGCAGGAAGAAATGTAGAAAAAGTTGTTTTATACAATGCTTTCCAACTATTACTTGATGATAAAGTATTTGTTTACGAAAATAAAACGGTAATTTTATAA
- a CDS encoding malic enzyme-like NAD(P)-binding protein yields the protein MSVKVTREEALDYHRSPNPGKVAIATTTKLETQRDLSLAYSPGVAHPCEEIKKEPELAYEYTAKRNLVAVISNGTAVLGLGDIGALASKPVMEGKAVLFKKFAAVDSFDIEIDETDIDKFCQVVKAIAPTFGGINLEDIKAPECFEIEKRLIEELNIPVMHDDQHGTAIITTAALMNATEMMGKKVEELKVVVVGAGASAIACSTMYKELGVKNLIMCDSKGVIHKGRTDLNKYKKDFMIDEALSMEEAFTNADMVLGLSRPGTFTKEHIALMSEEPIVFTLANPTPELFPEDVKAVKPKAIVGTGRSDFPNQVNNVLGFPFIFRGALDVQTRKINMTMKMAAAKAIANLAKEPLTDELKKEFGDLSFGREYIIPIPFDKRLMVEVSSAVANAAVETKVARVKEFDLQAYREKLALMV from the coding sequence ATGAGCGTTAAAGTAACAAGAGAAGAGGCTTTAGACTATCATAGAAGTCCAAATCCTGGAAAAGTTGCGATTGCAACTACTACAAAATTAGAGACACAAAGAGATTTATCTTTAGCATATTCACCAGGTGTTGCACATCCTTGTGAAGAGATTAAAAAAGAGCCAGAATTGGCATATGAATATACTGCAAAAAGAAACCTTGTAGCAGTTATTTCAAATGGTACAGCTGTACTAGGTTTAGGTGACATTGGAGCATTGGCATCAAAACCTGTAATGGAAGGTAAAGCTGTATTATTTAAAAAATTTGCAGCTGTTGATTCTTTTGATATAGAGATTGATGAAACAGATATTGATAAATTTTGTCAAGTTGTAAAGGCTATTGCTCCAACATTTGGTGGTATTAATTTAGAGGATATTAAAGCACCAGAATGTTTTGAGATTGAAAAAAGATTAATTGAAGAATTAAATATTCCAGTTATGCACGATGACCAACACGGTACAGCTATTATCACAACTGCTGCACTTATGAATGCTACTGAAATGATGGGTAAAAAAGTAGAAGAACTAAAAGTTGTAGTTGTTGGTGCGGGAGCTTCAGCTATTGCTTGTTCTACTATGTATAAAGAATTAGGTGTAAAAAATCTAATTATGTGTGACTCTAAAGGGGTTATTCATAAGGGAAGAACAGATTTAAATAAATACAAAAAAGACTTTATGATTGATGAAGCTTTAAGTATGGAAGAAGCATTTACAAATGCAGATATGGTTCTTGGATTATCAAGACCTGGAACTTTTACAAAAGAGCATATTGCACTTATGAGTGAAGAGCCAATTGTATTTACTTTAGCTAACCCAACTCCTGAGTTATTCCCAGAAGACGTTAAAGCAGTAAAACCAAAAGCTATTGTAGGTACAGGAAGATCAGACTTCCCTAACCAAGTAAACAATGTTTTAGGTTTCCCATTTATTTTTAGAGGTGCATTAGATGTACAAACTAGAAAAATAAATATGACTATGAAAATGGCAGCAGCAAAAGCTATCGCAAATTTAGCAAAAGAACCATTAACTGATGAACTTAAAAAAGAGTTTGGAGATTTATCTTTTGGAAGAGAGTACATTATTCCTATTCCTTTTGATAAAAGATTGATGGTTGAAGTATCTTCTGCAGTTGCAAATGCAGCAGTAGAAACAAAAGTTGCTAGAGTTAAAGAATTTGATTTACAAGCTTATAGAGAAAAATTAGCTTTAATGGTATAA
- the pgeF gene encoding peptidoglycan editing factor PgeF: protein MQIFTLFTSKEDGNLAYHVQDDEKNVKTNRERLSIKYGFDNKKLIFMNQVHKDNIVIVDKNSKNLIDACDAIITKEKNLPLMVMVADCIPILMYDEKKEVIAAIHAGRNSTFLNIAQKTALKMIKEFKCKEEHIKVILGPSIQKCCYEVSQELANIVKKSFGNEFENNRYIDLQAINKKQLNDIGITNIEISTYCTKCSGDKYYSYRKSTNTGRFAGVIMLKV, encoded by the coding sequence ATGCAGATTTTTACACTCTTTACAAGCAAGGAAGATGGGAACTTAGCCTATCATGTGCAAGATGATGAAAAAAATGTAAAAACTAACAGAGAGAGGTTATCAATCAAGTATGGTTTTGATAATAAAAAGTTAATTTTTATGAATCAAGTACATAAAGACAATATTGTAATCGTAGATAAAAATAGCAAAAATTTAATAGATGCTTGTGATGCAATTATTACAAAAGAAAAAAATCTACCATTGATGGTAATGGTAGCTGATTGTATTCCTATTTTAATGTATGATGAGAAAAAAGAAGTAATAGCAGCAATTCATGCAGGAAGAAATTCTACATTTTTAAATATAGCACAAAAAACAGCTTTAAAAATGATAAAAGAGTTTAAATGCAAAGAAGAACATATTAAAGTTATTTTAGGTCCTTCTATACAAAAATGTTGTTACGAAGTTAGTCAAGAACTTGCAAATATTGTAAAAAAATCTTTTGGAAATGAGTTTGAAAACAATAGATATATAGATTTGCAAGCAATAAATAAAAAGCAATTAAATGATATAGGAATAACAAATATAGAAATTTCTACATATTGTACAAAGTGTAGTGGAGATAAGTATTATTCATATAGAAAATCAACAAACACAGGAAGATTTGCAGGAGTAATTATGTTAAAAGTGTAA
- a CDS encoding shikimate dehydrogenase: protein MSEKKNKNMKNYAIFGDPVEHSKSPQMHNSAFNYLQIDANYKKHHLKDAKKLKNEFLKKYAGANITVPHKEEAFKQADEVIGIANEIQAVNTYINKDGKIIAYNTDAPGFLKAIECFGKLEKVLIIGAGGTAKAIALALKEQNIEITIVNRSDDKLKFFKEKGFITYNWNNFRLDHFDLVVNSTSAGLKDDTYPMNKGQLENIFLNSKYAFDCVYGKETPFLQLAKLEGLKTKDGEDMLLFQGLLAFELFTNTKADNSVVEAMRKGLRGE from the coding sequence ATGTCGGAAAAGAAAAATAAAAATATGAAAAACTACGCAATTTTCGGTGATCCAGTAGAACACTCTAAATCACCACAGATGCATAATAGTGCTTTTAATTATCTACAAATTGATGCAAATTATAAAAAACATCACTTAAAAGATGCAAAAAAGTTAAAAAATGAGTTCCTAAAAAAATATGCTGGTGCAAATATTACAGTTCCACATAAAGAAGAGGCTTTTAAACAAGCAGATGAAGTAATTGGTATAGCAAATGAAATTCAAGCTGTAAATACTTATATCAATAAAGATGGGAAAATCATAGCTTATAATACTGATGCACCTGGTTTTTTAAAAGCTATTGAGTGCTTTGGAAAACTAGAAAAAGTTTTAATTATCGGTGCTGGAGGAACAGCAAAAGCTATTGCACTTGCACTAAAAGAGCAAAATATTGAAATAACTATTGTAAATAGAAGTGATGATAAACTTAAATTTTTTAAAGAAAAAGGTTTTATTACATATAACTGGAATAACTTTAGACTTGACCACTTTGATTTAGTAGTAAACTCTACAAGCGCTGGACTAAAAGATGATACTTATCCTATGAATAAAGGACAATTAGAAAATATCTTCTTAAACTCTAAATATGCATTTGATTGTGTCTATGGAAAAGAGACACCATTTTTACAACTTGCAAAACTTGAAGGTTTGAAAACAAAAGATGGGGAAGATATGCTTTTATTTCAAGGCTTACTTGCATTTGAACTTTTTACTAATACAAAAGCCGATAATTCAGTAGTTGAAGCAATGAGAAAAGGATTAAGAGGAGAGTAA
- a CDS encoding metallophosphoesterase, with protein MKIDILSDLHIDFYFNPKEKIEDEQIKKLYDPIIKKDNREIGDVLIVPGDIGHYNHQNIRVLKYLKEHYYKYIICILGNHDYYLVGKYSKLQFKDSFARAKEMRLKINREENLYCLDGNIIEIEGIKFGGCDSWYNDGYLKRKFPNGDFPVKSTNQMWHNCMNDSNFIFGIENFNDIFEIEKPKIEAVYTNCDVMITHINPSCKDENINERYQNNQTNTFFTFEGEDYLKNGSMKYWIFGHTHEELEYEEHNVKCICNPFGYPSESGFGVWVNIRQIEV; from the coding sequence ATGAAAATAGATATATTAAGTGATTTACATATAGATTTTTATTTTAATCCTAAAGAAAAAATAGAAGATGAACAAATAAAAAAACTATATGATCCTATTATTAAAAAAGATAATAGAGAAATAGGTGATGTTCTTATTGTTCCAGGAGATATAGGACACTACAATCATCAAAATATTAGAGTATTAAAATACTTAAAAGAACACTACTATAAATATATAATCTGTATTCTTGGAAACCATGATTATTATTTAGTTGGTAAATATTCAAAACTTCAATTTAAAGATTCATTTGCAAGAGCTAAAGAAATGAGATTAAAAATTAATAGAGAAGAAAACTTATATTGTCTTGATGGGAATATAATAGAAATAGAGGGAATTAAATTTGGTGGTTGTGATTCTTGGTATAACGATGGTTATTTAAAGAGAAAATTTCCAAATGGAGATTTTCCAGTTAAATCAACTAATCAAATGTGGCATAACTGTATGAATGATTCTAACTTTATATTTGGTATAGAAAATTTCAATGATATATTTGAAATTGAGAAACCTAAAATTGAAGCAGTTTATACAAATTGTGATGTAATGATAACTCATATAAATCCATCATGCAAAGATGAAAATATAAATGAAAGATATCAAAATAATCAAACAAATACATTCTTTACTTTTGAGGGAGAAGATTATTTAAAAAATGGTTCTATGAAATATTGGATATTTGGCCATACTCATGAAGAACTTGAGTATGAAGAACATAATGTTAAATGTATCTGTAACCCATTTGGATACCCTAGTGAAAGTGGATTTGGTGTATGGGTCAATATTAGACAAATTGAGGTTTAA
- a CDS encoding zeta toxin family protein, whose amino-acid sequence MKEKDLINYAKTLLNNTLTLDEKTISELAYEEIKSKKAFLEDVFLRNKNKDKKAFFIFGGYSSGKKEFASALNELYQIDTIEADEIKKHCKYYNSTNSHLFEKASLEGLNILMNTVLNKRYSFILDGRFFEFIDSVLEKNYEIEINFVYRPLDIAIKSVEILENTFYNEFISSINAVNKIKEKHSNIRVNFYDLHNDLVFKDINNLDEVINKSEVIQNDIKFARDFLLKNCDLVFNKLQEVINTDYPIKKIKLSDTMKKNLDNLGIKYSE is encoded by the coding sequence ATGAAAGAAAAAGATTTAATCAACTATGCAAAAACCTTATTAAACAATACTCTAACACTTGATGAAAAAACTATAAGTGAACTTGCATATGAAGAAATAAAATCAAAAAAAGCATTTTTAGAAGATGTCTTTCTTAGAAATAAAAATAAAGACAAGAAAGCATTTTTCATATTTGGTGGATATAGTTCAGGTAAAAAAGAGTTTGCAAGTGCATTAAATGAACTTTATCAAATTGATACTATTGAAGCAGATGAAATAAAAAAACATTGTAAATACTATAATAGTACAAATTCACATTTATTTGAAAAAGCAAGTTTAGAGGGTCTTAATATTCTTATGAATACTGTTTTAAATAAAAGGTACTCTTTTATTTTAGATGGTAGGTTTTTTGAGTTTATAGATAGTGTTTTAGAAAAGAATTATGAGATTGAAATAAATTTTGTATATAGACCTTTAGATATTGCAATAAAGAGTGTAGAAATACTTGAGAATACTTTTTATAATGAGTTCATAAGCTCTATAAATGCTGTAAATAAAATAAAAGAAAAACACTCAAATATAAGAGTAAATTTTTATGATCTTCATAATGATTTAGTTTTTAAAGATATTAATAATTTAGATGAAGTTATTAACAAAAGTGAAGTTATACAAAATGATATTAAATTTGCAAGAGATTTTTTATTAAAAAATTGTGATTTGGTTTTTAATAAATTGCAAGAGGTAATAAATACAGATTATCCAATAAAGAAAATAAAGTTATCTGATACTATGAAAAAGAACTTAGATAATTTAGGGATAAAGTATAGTGAGTAA
- a CDS encoding HsdM family class I SAM-dependent methyltransferase translates to MNKDIFEFLNAYNEEEQIDRLLVSAFIDKHKITKVKNKFIQSMIINEKDKDFVFFQEFINLIKKYYKEFCFESLMELFEYVIPGNDKLINGAVYTPKNIREYITKEAFNDTKIKDYNTILVSDIACGVGGFLLEAIDELKAKTNNSFKYIYTNNIFGIDIQEYSINRAKILLSLYAIFNNEDEEFFDFNLYVGNSLTFDWNRSNIKFKHAGGFDIILGNPPYVCSRNMDKETKDLMQNWSVCKSGHPDLYIPFFQIGYELLKKNGVLGFITVSTFIKSLNGRAVRNFFSEKSILLKIIDFEDEQIFEDKTTYTCICFLEKKYSKNIHYTIEKSKKLTSKIPFYNKVSYDHLDNTKGWHLKNTEIIRRIESTGTPLGEIYNTKSGIATLRNSIFIFKHVSEDKKYFYLENGKKIEKDICKRIVNSNYLANKEDINNLVENLIFPYTYIDDKPILIEENEFEKNYPHAHDYLLSHIDSLNQRDKGKGKYFWYEYGRNQSMEVTNYKLLFPQLANEGFNCLISDDTDLYFNNGMAALSNNKEELEILSKIFRSSLFWFYVKSTSKYYSSNYYSLGRNYIKNFGIYDFSDKEKEYLLSLTEKKEIDIFLESLYNIHI, encoded by the coding sequence TTGAATAAAGATATATTTGAATTTTTAAATGCATATAATGAAGAAGAACAGATTGATAGATTATTAGTATCTGCGTTTATTGATAAACATAAAATAACAAAAGTAAAAAATAAATTTATACAAAGTATGATCATTAATGAAAAGGATAAGGATTTTGTCTTCTTTCAGGAATTTATTAATTTAATAAAGAAGTATTATAAAGAGTTTTGTTTTGAATCACTTATGGAGCTTTTTGAGTATGTGATTCCTGGCAATGATAAATTAATAAATGGTGCAGTTTATACACCTAAGAATATAAGAGAATATATAACAAAAGAAGCTTTTAATGATACAAAAATTAAAGATTATAACACAATATTAGTATCAGATATTGCATGTGGTGTTGGTGGTTTTCTATTAGAAGCTATAGATGAATTAAAAGCAAAAACTAATAATTCTTTTAAATATATTTATACTAATAATATATTTGGAATTGATATTCAAGAGTATAGTATAAATAGAGCTAAGATATTACTATCTTTATATGCAATATTTAATAATGAAGATGAAGAGTTCTTTGATTTTAACTTATATGTGGGAAATTCCTTAACATTTGATTGGAACAGAAGTAATATCAAATTTAAACATGCAGGAGGATTTGATATAATTTTGGGTAACCCTCCTTATGTTTGTTCCAGAAACATGGATAAAGAAACAAAAGACTTAATGCAAAACTGGAGTGTTTGTAAAAGTGGGCATCCTGATCTATATATTCCTTTTTTCCAGATAGGATATGAATTATTAAAAAAGAATGGTGTCTTAGGTTTTATTACAGTTAGTACATTCATAAAAAGCTTAAATGGTAGAGCCGTTAGAAATTTTTTTAGTGAGAAAAGTATATTATTAAAAATTATTGACTTTGAAGATGAACAAATTTTTGAAGATAAAACTACTTATACTTGCATATGTTTTTTAGAGAAGAAGTATTCTAAAAATATTCATTATACAATAGAAAAAAGTAAAAAATTAACTTCTAAAATACCTTTTTATAATAAAGTTTCTTATGATCATTTAGATAATACCAAAGGGTGGCATCTAAAAAATACTGAAATAATTAGAAGAATTGAATCTACAGGTACACCATTAGGTGAGATTTACAATACTAAAAGTGGTATTGCGACATTAAGAAATAGTATATTTATATTTAAGCATGTTTCTGAAGATAAAAAATATTTTTACTTAGAAAATGGAAAAAAAATTGAAAAAGACATTTGCAAAAGAATAGTTAACTCTAATTATTTAGCAAATAAAGAGGATATTAATAATTTAGTAGAAAATCTTATTTTCCCTTACACATATATAGATGATAAGCCAATATTAATAGAAGAAAATGAATTTGAGAAAAACTATCCACATGCACATGATTATTTATTATCTCATATTGACAGTTTAAATCAAAGAGATAAAGGTAAAGGCAAATATTTTTGGTATGAATATGGAAGAAATCAGTCTATGGAAGTTACCAATTATAAACTTCTTTTCCCTCAATTAGCTAATGAAGGATTTAACTGTTTAATAAGTGATGATACTGATTTATATTTTAATAATGGGATGGCTGCTTTATCAAACAATAAAGAAGAGCTTGAAATTTTAAGTAAAATATTTAGATCTAGTCTCTTTTGGTTTTATGTAAAATCAACAAGTAAATATTATTCTTCTAATTATTACTCATTAGGACGGAACTATATAAAAAACTTTGGAATTTATGATTTTTCAGATAAAGAAAAAGAATATTTATTGAGTTTAACAGAAAAAAAAGAAATTGATATATTTTTAGAGTCTTTATATAATATACATATATAA